Below is a genomic region from Gemmobacter sp. 24YEA27.
GCAGTTTCACCCTTCGCATTCCCCCTTTGCGCTTTAGGCTTTCCCCCGTGGCACTGTTGTGCCGCCGGGCGCACAGAAAGAGCACACCATGTTGAGAGATCCCCTTTTCCTCCTCGCGGCCTTTGCTGCGCTTGTCGTCGCCGCGATCCTCATCTTCGGTATCGGCACCTTCGCCAAAGGTGGTGATTTCAACCGGCGCAACGCGAATAAGATCATGCGTTGGCGCCTTATCGCTCAGTTCATCGCCGTCATCCTGCTGGTCGTCTTTGCCTGGTTCCGGCATTCAGGCAGCTGAGGCGGCGGGGGCGGCGGCGCAAGGTCAGGGAGAAACCATGGTCGTTCTGTCAAAAATCTACACGCGCACCGGCGACAAGGGCGAAACAGCCCTGTCCAATGGCGCAAGGGTGCCCAAACACGCAACCCGCGTCTCGGCCTATGGCACGGTAGACGAGACCAATGCGACTGTGGGCCTTGCCCGACTGCATGCGACAGGCGAAGTCGCGCTGGCGCTGGCCCGGATCTCGAACGACCTCTTTGATCTTGGTGCCGATCTTGCGACGCCGGACCGGCATCTGGACGAGACCCTCTCTTATACACCGCTGCGGATGATCGCGCCCCAGGTTGACCGGCTGGAGCGCGAGATTGACGCGATGAACACCCGGCTGACGCCTTTGCGCAGCTTCATCCTGCCCGGCGGATCAGCGCTGGCGGCCCAGTTGCATCTGTGCCGCACGGTCTGCCGCCGGGCTGAGCGGCTTGCAGTGGAGCTTGCCGGCGAAGAGGATGTGAACCCCGATGCGGTGCGATATCTGAATCGTCTGTCGGACTGGTTTTTCGTGGCCGGCCGCATTGCCAATGACGATGGTCAGTCGGACGTGCTCTGGGTGCCTGGCCTGACACGTGGCGATGCCAAACCGGATGGCGCCGCGGGCTGATCGCCCCTTTCACACATCTGATCGAAAAGACGCATCAGTAACGCGACGCAGTGCATCAGCGACGTGTCGCTTTTTGCTGTAGAATCGTTTCCCCCTGCGATAACACTCCTGCCGGGAGCTTGTGAGGGGCGTGCGAACGCCCCCTGAAATGGAGATTTACCGCATGAAGGTCCTCGTGCCTGTCAAACGGGTGATTGACTACAACGTGAAGGTCCGTGTGAAGGCGGATGGTTCGGGTGTCGATCTTGCCAATGTGAAAATGTCGATGAACCCCTTTGACGAGATCGCTGTGGAAGAAGCGATTCGCCTGAAGGAAAAGGGCATCGCCACCGAGGTCGTGGTCGTCTCGATCGGCGTCAAACAGGCGCAGGAGAC
It encodes:
- a CDS encoding twin transmembrane helix small protein; this translates as MLRDPLFLLAAFAALVVAAILIFGIGTFAKGGDFNRRNANKIMRWRLIAQFIAVILLVVFAWFRHSGS
- a CDS encoding cob(I)yrinic acid a,c-diamide adenosyltransferase, giving the protein MVVLSKIYTRTGDKGETALSNGARVPKHATRVSAYGTVDETNATVGLARLHATGEVALALARISNDLFDLGADLATPDRHLDETLSYTPLRMIAPQVDRLEREIDAMNTRLTPLRSFILPGGSALAAQLHLCRTVCRRAERLAVELAGEEDVNPDAVRYLNRLSDWFFVAGRIANDDGQSDVLWVPGLTRGDAKPDGAAG